The following proteins are co-located in the Wenzhouxiangella marina genome:
- a CDS encoding TIGR03032 family protein — MKLDAPFIRLPYRFDPEAVMNEISALPEDLWQDHPRGWEGHQALALVSAEGESDLKRLDGEMKACEALDQLPSVKQLMAALDTVIGRAMLVRVEPGKAAEMLIDAGSYWHRRVRVTLPVQSGKGVRWQVGEAEQEIPAGQAWLLDGWRGYRHRNEDDQALIYLVIDTVGSASFWSIVNSADRPLDPERAESMSPRQIGLKGGGRELETEVVRVARVMSPWELESLINAVMQDLRSVVAPDQPHLPKLESALNQFMRQWQGVHARHGEDEAGDPAYKQALEQLVAQAAMFSGAWKLPNGLDAAELLYRSVVLDALKDAEGQPVVILPPGAKERQAQVARQRQQQNAAAATQAPAAAPQAAAQTPAPQAAPAQPLRQPPAAPAQAAGQAPAHGQVQPGQAGTAQDPNQSPLRSVHTKSIPELLRQAASSVLVSTYQAGKLVVLREDQGNLNTHFRVYNRPMGMACDNARLALGTAITVEYYRNMPEVARKLNPPGKHDSAFLPRHAHITGNIDIHEMAWAGDELWVVNTRFSCLCTLDNEHSFVPRWRPWFISGYAAEDRCHLNGLEVVDGKPKYVTALGTADTAGGWRENKAGGGVLIDVENNEFICRGLSMPHSPRWYQDKLWVLESGNGSLATVDLETGQLETVAELPGFTRGLDFIGPYAFVGLSQVRESAVFSGISLTERVSERSCGVWVVDIRNGQTVGFLKFEDAVQEVFAVSILKGIRFPDVLGGADPAVGMSYALPDEALKDVVQPTAQPAQAQAAAPQSGDSGSAYSSGD; from the coding sequence ATGAAACTCGACGCGCCTTTCATTCGACTGCCCTACCGCTTCGATCCCGAGGCGGTGATGAACGAAATCTCGGCCTTGCCGGAGGATCTCTGGCAAGACCATCCGCGCGGCTGGGAGGGGCATCAGGCCCTGGCCCTGGTCAGCGCCGAGGGCGAATCGGACCTCAAGCGTCTGGATGGGGAGATGAAGGCCTGCGAGGCCCTGGATCAGTTGCCGTCCGTGAAGCAGCTCATGGCGGCGCTCGATACGGTGATCGGTCGGGCGATGCTGGTGCGGGTCGAGCCGGGCAAGGCCGCGGAGATGCTGATCGACGCGGGTTCGTACTGGCACCGTCGAGTTCGAGTCACCCTGCCCGTGCAGTCCGGGAAGGGCGTGCGCTGGCAGGTGGGTGAGGCCGAGCAGGAGATTCCGGCGGGTCAGGCCTGGCTCCTCGACGGCTGGAGAGGCTATCGACATCGCAACGAGGACGACCAGGCCCTGATCTATCTGGTCATCGACACGGTCGGGTCGGCCTCCTTCTGGTCCATCGTCAACAGCGCCGATCGCCCCCTCGACCCGGAGCGTGCCGAATCGATGAGCCCGCGGCAGATCGGCCTGAAGGGTGGCGGGCGCGAGCTGGAAACCGAGGTCGTTCGGGTCGCTCGGGTGATGTCCCCCTGGGAGCTGGAAAGCCTGATCAATGCGGTCATGCAGGACCTGCGCTCCGTAGTGGCCCCGGACCAGCCTCACCTCCCGAAACTCGAATCGGCGCTGAACCAGTTCATGCGTCAGTGGCAGGGCGTGCACGCACGTCACGGTGAGGACGAGGCCGGTGATCCGGCCTACAAGCAGGCCCTCGAACAGCTGGTCGCTCAGGCGGCCATGTTCTCCGGTGCATGGAAGCTGCCCAACGGCCTGGACGCGGCGGAACTACTCTATCGATCGGTGGTCCTGGACGCGCTAAAGGATGCCGAGGGCCAGCCCGTGGTGATCCTTCCGCCCGGCGCCAAGGAGCGCCAGGCTCAGGTAGCCCGTCAGCGCCAGCAGCAGAATGCTGCCGCCGCCACTCAGGCGCCTGCCGCCGCACCCCAGGCCGCTGCCCAGACGCCAGCGCCTCAGGCGGCCCCTGCACAGCCCCTGCGTCAGCCGCCCGCCGCGCCGGCCCAGGCGGCCGGCCAGGCGCCGGCCCATGGCCAGGTCCAGCCAGGGCAGGCAGGTACTGCGCAGGATCCGAACCAGTCACCGCTCAGGAGCGTGCACACCAAGAGCATTCCCGAGCTGCTGCGCCAGGCCGCCAGCTCGGTGCTGGTGTCGACCTACCAGGCCGGCAAGCTGGTGGTGCTGCGCGAGGACCAGGGCAACCTCAATACGCATTTCCGGGTTTACAACCGACCCATGGGCATGGCCTGCGACAATGCGCGCCTGGCCCTGGGTACGGCGATCACCGTCGAGTACTACCGCAACATGCCCGAGGTCGCGCGCAAGCTGAATCCGCCGGGCAAGCATGACTCGGCCTTCCTGCCGCGCCATGCCCACATCACCGGCAACATCGACATCCACGAGATGGCCTGGGCCGGGGACGAACTCTGGGTGGTCAATACACGCTTTTCCTGCCTGTGCACCCTCGACAACGAGCACAGTTTCGTACCGCGTTGGCGGCCCTGGTTCATCTCCGGTTATGCCGCCGAAGACCGCTGCCATCTGAACGGTCTGGAAGTGGTCGATGGCAAGCCGAAGTACGTGACGGCCCTGGGCACGGCCGACACGGCCGGCGGCTGGCGCGAGAACAAGGCCGGTGGCGGGGTGCTGATCGACGTCGAGAACAACGAATTCATCTGCCGCGGCCTGTCCATGCCGCATTCGCCGCGCTGGTATCAGGACAAGCTCTGGGTGCTGGAGTCGGGCAACGGGTCGCTGGCCACGGTCGATCTGGAAACCGGTCAGCTCGAAACCGTCGCCGAGCTTCCGGGCTTCACCCGCGGTCTGGACTTCATCGGTCCCTACGCCTTTGTCGGCCTGTCCCAGGTGCGCGAGTCGGCCGTGTTTTCCGGTATCTCACTGACCGAGCGGGTCAGTGAGCGCAGCTGCGGCGTCTGGGTCGTCGATATCCGCAACGGTCAGACCGTCGGTTTCCTCAAGTTCGAAGACGCAGTGCAGGAAGTCTTCGCGGTCTCGATCCTGAAAGGCATCCGCTTCCCCGACGTGCTCGGTGGCGCCGACCCGGCGGTGGGTATGAGCTACGCCCTGCCCGACGAGGCGCTGAAGGACGTGGTCCAGCCCACCGCTCAGCCTGCCCAGGCCCAGGCGGCCGCGCCCCAGTCCGGCGACAGCGGCAGCGCCTACTCCAGCGGGGATTGA
- a CDS encoding CSLREA domain-containing protein translates to MTRSHKYALQHRVRPVAAPLTAAVGLALAAQQLQAATITVDTLADTNAPGTCSLRSAIQAANQDTAYAGCAAGEAGSDTIEFAGISGVIELQATPGLSLLTISSDLIINGPGMDQLEIRPADGVSNRVLGIYAPADSVTINNLTIANGYTDVFDGGGIFSACRALTLNSVRLSNNASTANGGGLFHRPETIGSLTIQDSIITGNTAGFQGGGFGVNGSVVQVTGTAFYDNVAGNNGGGAFLSSPNPFTLIGNVFDGNQGASGGGLFLRANEALVQDTVFTGNSASGLGGGMTATTLGSATGSLDIRDNLFEMNSAPNGGGLAMVVFENTGDMSASVLYNRFYDNSASDSGGALFMNAQTGVTVTVGEGVALGNTAVNDGGFMTADLDGNALSIRGLQASNNEAGRRGGAAFIFAEALAEITLEGSVLSNNRAQPLGSDGKGGALYLYGNPGEFAVLESVLSSNRASQSGGGLYLNVDWTGAGAGTPPCRVKYSQISNNQASDGAGAALDQNEGACWFIASTISGNTATIAGGGIFHYGSGPVAVVESTVAFNTAPNGGGIYNYGKYESRTSVLGSIISDNAASTQGPDILGTNTADVSASFSLISDTSDSQLVDVGNNVLNQSAQLQPLANNGGPTLTHAILAGSPAIDAGSTSLGPTPYDQRGAPFARLIGDAMDMGAYEQQTPVPLFSDRFEEQP, encoded by the coding sequence ATGACGCGCAGTCACAAGTACGCCCTCCAGCATCGGGTTCGCCCGGTCGCCGCCCCACTCACCGCGGCCGTCGGCCTGGCCCTGGCCGCCCAGCAGCTCCAGGCCGCGACGATCACGGTCGACACGCTGGCCGATACCAACGCGCCAGGAACCTGCTCCCTGCGCTCGGCGATCCAGGCTGCCAATCAGGACACGGCCTACGCGGGCTGCGCGGCCGGTGAGGCCGGAAGCGACACGATCGAGTTCGCCGGCATCAGTGGCGTCATCGAACTACAGGCCACGCCGGGACTGAGTCTGCTGACCATCAGCTCGGATCTGATCATCAATGGCCCCGGCATGGACCAGCTGGAGATCCGCCCTGCCGATGGCGTCAGCAACCGGGTGCTGGGAATCTATGCACCGGCCGATAGCGTGACGATCAACAACCTGACGATCGCGAACGGCTACACGGACGTCTTCGACGGCGGCGGAATCTTCAGCGCCTGTCGCGCATTGACCCTGAATAGTGTGCGCCTGAGCAACAACGCGTCCACGGCCAACGGCGGCGGCCTGTTCCACCGGCCAGAGACCATCGGCAGTCTGACCATCCAGGATTCCATCATCACCGGCAACACCGCCGGGTTCCAAGGCGGCGGCTTCGGGGTCAACGGGAGTGTGGTGCAGGTGACGGGCACCGCCTTCTATGACAATGTGGCAGGCAACAATGGCGGCGGCGCGTTCCTGAGCAGCCCGAATCCCTTCACCCTGATCGGCAACGTCTTCGACGGTAACCAGGGCGCCAGCGGCGGCGGGTTGTTTCTGCGCGCCAACGAGGCCCTGGTCCAGGACACGGTCTTCACCGGCAACTCCGCCAGCGGCCTTGGCGGCGGCATGACCGCCACGACCCTTGGCAGCGCTACCGGCAGCCTCGACATCCGAGACAATCTGTTCGAGATGAACTCGGCGCCCAACGGTGGCGGCCTGGCCATGGTGGTTTTCGAGAACACGGGAGACATGAGCGCCAGCGTGCTCTACAACCGGTTCTACGACAACAGCGCGAGCGACTCGGGCGGTGCGCTGTTCATGAACGCGCAGACCGGCGTGACGGTGACCGTCGGCGAGGGCGTAGCCCTGGGCAACACGGCAGTCAACGACGGCGGCTTCATGACCGCCGACCTGGACGGCAATGCATTGTCCATTCGAGGTCTTCAGGCCAGCAACAACGAGGCTGGACGCCGCGGCGGAGCGGCCTTCATTTTTGCGGAGGCCCTGGCCGAGATCACCCTCGAAGGCAGCGTTCTGAGCAACAATCGTGCTCAGCCCCTCGGCAGCGACGGCAAGGGCGGCGCGCTTTACCTCTACGGCAATCCTGGCGAGTTCGCCGTGCTCGAGTCCGTGCTGTCCTCGAATCGAGCGAGCCAGTCAGGCGGCGGCCTGTACCTGAACGTCGACTGGACCGGCGCCGGCGCCGGCACACCGCCCTGTCGCGTCAAGTACTCGCAGATCAGCAACAACCAGGCGAGCGACGGCGCCGGGGCGGCCCTGGATCAGAACGAGGGGGCCTGCTGGTTCATCGCCAGCACGATTTCGGGCAATACGGCCACGATCGCGGGCGGCGGGATCTTCCACTACGGCTCGGGCCCGGTCGCCGTGGTCGAAAGCACCGTGGCCTTCAATACTGCACCCAACGGTGGCGGCATCTACAACTACGGCAAGTATGAATCACGCACCTCCGTACTCGGCTCGATCATCAGTGACAACGCGGCCTCCACTCAAGGGCCGGACATCCTGGGCACCAACACGGCGGACGTGAGCGCTTCCTTCAGCCTGATTTCCGACACGAGCGACAGCCAGCTCGTCGATGTCGGCAACAACGTCCTCAATCAGAGCGCCCAACTGCAGCCCCTGGCGAACAACGGCGGACCAACGCTGACCCATGCCATCCTTGCGGGCAGCCCGGCGATCGATGCGGGCTCGACCAGTCTTGGCCCCACCCCCTACGACCAGCGCGGCGCTCCCTTTGCCCGCCTGATCGGCGATGCCATGGACATGGGCGCCTACGAACAACAGACGCCCGTGCCGCTGTTCAGCGATCGCTTCGAGGAGCAGCCCTGA
- a CDS encoding CSLREA domain-containing protein produces MHSIKYQVQERMVPTVAPLTAAIGLALSASTLQAATITVTTLADGSVPGQCTLRDALASANGDSATAGCASGSGADEIVFQPGLNGTITLAGVPLPIISDLSITGPGPGQLTISGNNAGRAIVASGAVSASISGVRLVDGTTNDTYGGSALVSIGANVSLSNCEISNNSSGPNAYGGAITSVTGILSIDDCLFYNNEVTGGMAPRGSANAFGGAVLAVNSQVTITGSSFQSNNASAYGGAIALVGSTASITSSSFLNNSALFGGAISVGGLSDLSLNSSAITSNFALAGGGLVVGSQSYAELIGSTIDSNEGVYTGGGIQVGIGYPAPTPIAAGAAATADSEQPFGAPNFSLTGPGNLLMSYGYIADNSTEGKGGGLGAKYESTVDLTYSDVVYNVAEPLPVVPRAAAPFGDRGAAQPTGQGGGVSAIYGAEINGPNNVLSNNTAIYGGAGFAHQYGAVLLDSSIISGNAADLGGGLLGGFFPAPVMPREESPLGGGPSYNGVVGTIDSVISGNSALNGGGVSSIYGGAAVVKYSDVLDNIGSNLGGGVLAYEATLLMVGGQVRGNTAYQGGGLLTRGNPNEGAIITQSTISSNSANLVGGIFMRQQNQSLKYSTVTDNTATVAGGLAAIGLLGNEANIFNSTITNNTANTAGGLYVAYTELDFLTVSHNTATGGAPRDMDRPILRGVTDNPGGGYLVNGSVISNSIFGDNLSPGGTVDLAGAMGATASVDYSLIETPGANVPAGTGNVIGLDPQLGILAANGGATLTRAIGSGSPAFNAANPATSVEFDQRGDPFPRVFAGRADMGAFEFVVDGIFQDRFEQP; encoded by the coding sequence ATGCACAGCATCAAGTATCAGGTTCAGGAGCGCATGGTTCCGACCGTCGCACCGCTCACCGCTGCCATCGGCCTGGCCCTGAGCGCCTCCACGCTGCAGGCGGCCACCATCACCGTCACCACCCTGGCCGACGGCAGTGTTCCCGGCCAATGCACGCTGCGCGACGCGCTCGCTTCGGCCAACGGCGACTCGGCCACGGCCGGCTGCGCTTCAGGAAGCGGCGCCGACGAGATCGTGTTTCAGCCCGGTCTGAACGGCACGATCACCCTGGCCGGTGTTCCGCTGCCGATCATCAGCGACCTGAGCATCACCGGCCCGGGCCCCGGGCAGCTGACCATCAGCGGTAACAATGCGGGTCGGGCGATCGTGGCCTCCGGGGCTGTTTCGGCCAGCATCAGTGGGGTGCGCCTGGTCGACGGTACGACCAACGACACCTACGGTGGCTCGGCCCTGGTGTCCATCGGCGCCAACGTCAGCCTGAGCAACTGCGAGATTTCGAACAACAGCTCGGGCCCCAATGCCTATGGCGGCGCCATCACCTCGGTGACCGGCATCCTGAGCATCGACGACTGCCTGTTCTACAACAACGAGGTCACCGGTGGCATGGCACCACGCGGCTCGGCCAACGCCTTCGGCGGTGCCGTACTGGCCGTCAACAGCCAGGTCACGATCACCGGCAGCAGCTTCCAGAGCAATAACGCGTCGGCCTACGGCGGCGCCATCGCGCTGGTCGGTTCGACCGCTTCGATCACCTCGTCGAGCTTTCTGAACAACTCCGCCTTGTTCGGCGGCGCGATCAGCGTCGGTGGACTGTCCGATCTGAGCCTGAACAGCAGCGCCATCACCAGCAATTTCGCCCTGGCGGGCGGGGGCCTGGTAGTGGGTTCGCAATCCTATGCCGAGCTCATCGGCTCGACCATCGACAGCAATGAAGGCGTCTACACGGGCGGCGGCATCCAGGTCGGCATCGGCTACCCCGCGCCCACGCCGATCGCTGCAGGGGCTGCGGCCACGGCGGACTCGGAGCAGCCGTTCGGAGCACCCAATTTCAGCCTGACCGGCCCGGGCAACCTGCTCATGAGCTATGGCTACATCGCTGATAATTCCACCGAAGGCAAAGGCGGCGGTCTCGGCGCGAAATACGAGAGCACGGTCGATCTGACCTATTCCGATGTCGTCTACAACGTCGCCGAACCGTTGCCGGTCGTTCCGAGAGCCGCCGCGCCGTTCGGCGATCGCGGTGCGGCCCAGCCCACCGGTCAGGGCGGCGGGGTATCGGCCATCTACGGTGCGGAAATCAACGGCCCGAACAATGTCCTGTCCAACAACACGGCGATCTACGGTGGCGCTGGATTCGCCCACCAGTACGGGGCCGTGCTGCTGGACAGCTCGATCATCAGCGGAAACGCCGCCGACCTGGGCGGTGGACTGCTGGGCGGATTCTTCCCCGCGCCGGTGATGCCGCGGGAAGAAAGCCCCCTTGGCGGAGGCCCCAGCTACAATGGCGTTGTCGGGACCATTGATTCAGTGATCAGCGGCAATTCGGCGCTCAACGGGGGTGGCGTGTCTTCGATCTACGGCGGCGCGGCCGTGGTCAAGTACTCGGATGTATTGGACAACATCGGGAGTAATCTAGGCGGTGGAGTGCTGGCCTACGAAGCGACCTTGCTGATGGTCGGCGGCCAGGTCCGTGGAAACACGGCCTACCAGGGGGGTGGCCTGCTGACCCGAGGCAACCCCAACGAAGGTGCCATCATCACCCAATCCACGATCTCCTCGAACTCCGCCAACCTCGTCGGCGGCATCTTCATGCGCCAGCAGAATCAGTCCCTGAAATACAGCACCGTGACAGACAACACCGCCACTGTGGCCGGAGGCCTGGCGGCCATCGGCCTGCTCGGAAATGAAGCGAACATCTTCAACTCCACAATCACGAACAACACGGCCAACACGGCGGGTGGCCTCTACGTCGCTTACACCGAACTCGACTTCCTGACCGTTAGTCACAATACGGCAACCGGCGGCGCCCCACGAGACATGGACCGGCCAATCCTCCGTGGTGTCACCGACAACCCCGGCGGCGGCTACCTCGTCAACGGCAGCGTGATCAGCAACAGCATTTTCGGCGACAACCTCAGCCCAGGAGGCACGGTCGACCTGGCTGGCGCTATGGGCGCCACCGCCTCGGTGGACTACTCCCTGATCGAGACCCCGGGCGCGAATGTGCCCGCCGGCACCGGCAACGTGATCGGCCTCGATCCGCAGCTCGGCATCCTGGCGGCCAACGGTGGGGCCACCCTGACGCGAGCCATTGGTTCGGGCTCACCGGCCTTCAACGCGGCCAATCCAGCCACCTCGGTGGAGTTCGACCAGCGAGGCGACCCATTCCCTCGCGTGTTTGCCGGCCGAGCCGACATGGGCGCCTTCGAATTCGTTGTCGATGGCATCTTCCAGGACCGCTTCGAGCAGCCCTGA
- a CDS encoding CSLREA domain-containing protein, giving the protein MKQSKYALGRQLRPTIAPLTAAIGLALGASNLQAATITVTTLADGSVPGECTLRDALHSANTDSSTTACAVGSGPDEIVFQGGLVGTLTLSGGPLLIGSELSIQGPGEALLTIDGNGLDRVFAAQATPSASIDGLTLSNGYTNEVYGGSALVALNATLSLSNCTISGNASGMDALGGAITAYQSELSIDACTISNNTVAGGILRGSPPTAFGAGVLAVGSSLTIGNSTFSSNLSDQYGGALNSVGSLVDISNSSFTGNQALIGGAIVLGGYSLATVTDSQISGNQAQAGGGLILGGQSEADLTRVEVTNNYAVETGGGVQVGFGYVPAMPLSAPAGGNTLFGGGPTAELTGPGTLTVVDSTIGENGTTRTGGGLAAKYDSTVELSSTQVALNYALPGIVPRLGDALPAGRGAYQGVGGGLSAIEGAYVQAAYVDVGYNDAAYGGGAAAFQNGSLALLDSLISGNQAGVGGGLLGGFFNPPPAAGSDPIVRSRGAAPYNGAIGVIYSEVSGNTANNGGGVSSIFDGLAVVKYSEVRNNTANQWGGGLLSYQSYLATVSSQVVENTAERGGGLFHNGASGGAVVSRSEVIGNSASVAGGLYLAGSSAELKYSTVADNTALTIGGVVAYSPGAPDGIVIVNSTVSGNNAEIVGGVYAVGATLDFTTVSHNVSTGAPTPRLGPGGEPMGTGEIPGGAFLLQNVISSNSIFSDNTSPGGTIDLNVLAAAAGITIEHSLIETPGAEVVPGIGTLTGLDPELGPLTDNGGPTRTRALSATSPALDAGNPVTTVEFDQRGEPFPRVFGGRADMGAFELFFDEVFQDRFEQP; this is encoded by the coding sequence ATGAAGCAAAGCAAGTATGCCCTGGGCCGGCAGTTGCGCCCGACCATTGCCCCATTGACCGCCGCCATCGGCCTCGCCCTCGGGGCTTCCAACCTGCAAGCTGCCACCATCACGGTGACCACGCTCGCGGATGGCAGCGTGCCGGGCGAGTGCACGCTCCGCGATGCATTGCACTCGGCCAACACCGATTCCTCCACCACGGCTTGCGCCGTCGGTAGCGGCCCGGACGAGATCGTCTTCCAGGGCGGACTCGTGGGCACACTGACCCTATCGGGCGGACCGCTACTGATCGGGAGCGAGCTGAGCATCCAGGGTCCCGGTGAGGCCCTGCTCACGATCGACGGCAACGGCCTCGATCGCGTGTTCGCGGCCCAGGCGACCCCGTCCGCCTCGATCGATGGCCTGACCCTGAGCAATGGCTACACCAACGAGGTCTACGGCGGATCCGCGCTCGTCGCCCTCAACGCGACGCTCAGCTTGAGCAACTGCACGATCAGCGGCAATGCATCGGGCATGGATGCCCTCGGCGGCGCGATCACCGCCTACCAGAGCGAGCTGAGCATCGACGCCTGCACGATCAGCAACAACACCGTGGCTGGCGGCATCCTTCGGGGCAGCCCGCCGACCGCCTTCGGCGCCGGGGTCCTCGCCGTCGGGAGTTCCCTGACGATCGGCAACTCGACCTTTTCCAGCAACCTGTCCGACCAGTACGGCGGCGCCCTGAACTCGGTCGGTTCCCTGGTCGATATCTCGAATTCCAGCTTTACCGGCAATCAGGCCCTGATCGGTGGCGCCATCGTCCTGGGCGGCTACTCGCTGGCGACCGTGACCGATTCACAGATCAGCGGCAACCAGGCCCAGGCCGGCGGCGGCCTGATCCTCGGCGGCCAGTCGGAAGCCGATCTGACCCGAGTCGAAGTCACCAACAACTACGCCGTCGAAACGGGCGGCGGCGTGCAGGTCGGCTTCGGCTACGTGCCGGCGATGCCGCTGTCGGCGCCGGCAGGCGGCAACACGCTGTTCGGTGGTGGCCCGACGGCCGAACTGACCGGCCCGGGCACGCTCACGGTCGTCGACAGCACCATCGGCGAGAATGGCACGACCCGGACGGGAGGCGGCCTGGCGGCCAAGTACGACAGTACCGTGGAACTGTCCTCCACGCAGGTCGCGCTCAACTATGCACTGCCCGGCATCGTGCCGCGCCTGGGCGACGCCCTGCCGGCAGGCCGAGGGGCATATCAGGGGGTCGGCGGCGGCCTGTCGGCCATCGAAGGCGCCTACGTGCAGGCGGCCTATGTGGATGTCGGATACAACGACGCGGCCTACGGCGGTGGTGCCGCCGCCTTCCAGAACGGATCCCTGGCTCTGCTCGACTCACTGATCAGCGGAAATCAGGCCGGCGTCGGAGGTGGCCTGCTGGGCGGATTCTTCAATCCGCCACCCGCTGCAGGCAGCGATCCAATCGTCAGATCGCGCGGCGCGGCACCCTACAACGGCGCGATCGGTGTGATCTATTCCGAGGTGAGCGGCAATACGGCGAACAATGGCGGCGGCGTTAGTTCGATCTTCGACGGCCTGGCTGTCGTCAAGTACAGCGAGGTTCGCAACAACACCGCCAATCAATGGGGTGGCGGCTTGCTGTCCTATCAGAGCTACCTCGCTACGGTGAGCAGCCAGGTGGTCGAGAACACCGCGGAGCGTGGCGGAGGCCTGTTTCACAACGGGGCTTCAGGAGGCGCCGTCGTCAGCCGTTCCGAGGTGATCGGCAATAGCGCCTCAGTCGCCGGTGGTCTTTATCTGGCGGGCAGTTCCGCTGAACTGAAGTACAGCACGGTGGCCGACAACACGGCGCTCACCATCGGCGGCGTCGTTGCCTATTCGCCCGGCGCCCCCGACGGCATCGTCATCGTCAACTCGACCGTCTCCGGAAACAACGCCGAGATCGTGGGCGGCGTCTATGCCGTAGGCGCGACGCTCGATTTCACGACCGTCAGCCATAACGTCTCGACGGGTGCACCTACGCCTCGACTTGGTCCCGGCGGCGAACCGATGGGAACCGGGGAAATCCCGGGCGGCGCCTTCCTGTTGCAGAATGTCATTTCGAGCAACTCGATCTTTTCCGACAACACCAGTCCAGGCGGGACCATCGACCTGAACGTGCTGGCCGCAGCGGCCGGCATCACCATCGAGCATTCCCTGATCGAGACTCCGGGCGCCGAGGTGGTGCCGGGGATCGGCACCCTGACCGGGCTCGACCCGGAACTCGGTCCGCTCACCGACAACGGCGGTCCGACCCGAACCCGAGCACTCAGTGCGACGTCGCCGGCTCTCGATGCGGGCAACCCGGTCACCACGGTCGAGTTCGACCAGCGTGGTGAACCCTTCCCACGCGTGTTCGGCGGCCGAGCCGATATGGGTGCCTTCGAGCTCTTCTTCGACGAGGTTTTCCAGGACCGATTCGAGCAACCCTGA
- a CDS encoding anhydro-N-acetylmuramic acid kinase, translating into MLKPGLFVGLISGTSMDGIDAVLVDLEADPPELLAADTFEFDETPRGALDTLRQDPDAFPVARLAWLDALLGDRLADSALAIIERAGRTPAEIAAIGSHGQTVLHRVDAEPPHTLQIGDPHRIAERTGIVTVADFRRADVAAGGQGAPLAPLIHDAVLRDDNERRVVVNLGGIANLTELTPGEPTRGFDTGPANCFLDLWYRRHHSGRFDRSGAWAAGGRVESAWLDSLLMDPYFAQPAPKSTGIEYFSTRWLEQRLPVWAEQRPQDIQTTLAEFSAVTLTDQVRPLAPDRVLLCGGGVHNADLCQRITARLPGCPIEATDAHGLPADHVEAILFAWLARERLAERALPTPAITGASHPLRLGVVFHA; encoded by the coding sequence GTGCTGAAACCAGGGCTGTTCGTCGGCCTGATCTCCGGAACGAGCATGGACGGCATCGATGCCGTGCTCGTCGATCTGGAAGCCGACCCACCCGAGCTCCTCGCTGCCGACACCTTCGAGTTCGATGAAACCCCGCGCGGGGCGCTCGACACTCTGAGACAGGACCCCGACGCCTTTCCCGTGGCTCGCCTCGCCTGGCTCGATGCGCTCCTGGGTGACCGCCTGGCCGATAGCGCGCTGGCGATCATCGAACGCGCAGGCCGCACACCCGCCGAGATCGCCGCCATCGGCTCCCACGGTCAGACCGTGCTGCACCGCGTCGACGCCGAGCCGCCCCACACCCTGCAAATCGGTGACCCGCACCGCATTGCCGAGCGCACCGGGATCGTGACGGTCGCCGACTTCCGACGGGCCGATGTCGCCGCCGGCGGTCAGGGCGCGCCATTGGCGCCGCTGATCCACGATGCGGTATTGCGCGACGACAACGAACGCCGGGTGGTGGTCAACCTCGGCGGCATCGCCAACCTGACCGAGCTCACGCCCGGCGAGCCGACCCGGGGCTTCGACACGGGGCCGGCCAACTGTTTTCTCGACCTCTGGTACCGCCGTCACCACTCCGGGCGATTCGACCGCTCCGGCGCCTGGGCGGCCGGCGGCCGAGTCGAATCGGCCTGGCTGGATTCCCTTCTGATGGACCCCTATTTCGCGCAACCCGCACCCAAGAGCACCGGCATCGAGTACTTCTCGACCCGCTGGCTCGAGCAGCGGCTACCCGTCTGGGCCGAGCAGCGACCGCAGGACATCCAGACCACCCTGGCAGAGTTCAGCGCAGTGACCCTCACCGATCAGGTCCGACCACTGGCCCCGGACCGGGTTCTGCTGTGCGGGGGCGGCGTCCACAACGCCGATCTCTGTCAACGCATCACCGCCCGCCTGCCCGGCTGCCCGATCGAAGCCACGGATGCCCACGGCCTGCCCGCCGATCATGTGGAGGCCATCCTCTTCGCCTGGCTGGCCCGCGAGCGTCTGGCCGAACGAGCACTCCCAACGCCGGCGATCACCGGGGCATCGCATCCGCTACGTTTGGGCGTCGTTTTCCACGCCTGA